The Candidatus Bathyarchaeota archaeon genome includes the window ATGCTTGGCGCTTTATAATCATCGAAAGTCAACTCTGAATAAGCATTATCATAACAAATTATTAAATTATTTTCTTTAGCAAACTCTACAACTTCTTCAAGCTTTTCTTTATTTATAACAGCTCCAGTTGGGTTATTTGGATAATTTAAAAACATCATTTTAACGTTTTCTACATTTAATTTATTTAGTTTAGGTAGAAAATTGTTTTCTTCAAGAAGAGGCATAAAAACAGGTATATTATCATTAAGTAAGGTAGCGCCGTTTAAGTAAACGGGGTAAGCTGGATCAGGAACCAAAACTTTTTCTCCAGGATTTAAAAAAGCTCTTGAAATATTTGCTAAGCCTTCTTTAGACCCTATTAAAGCTGTTACTTCAGTTTCCGGATTTAAATCTACATTAAACCTTTTTTTATACCATTCAGCTACTGCTCTTTTAAATTCTTCTTCTCCTTGACTAAAAGAGTAGTTATGGTTTTTAGGGTTTAAAGCTTCTCTAGCTAAACTTTCAAGGATAAATTTTGGTGGAGGAACATCTGGGTCTCCAACTCCAAAAGAAATTAAATCTTTCCCTTCTTTTCTTTTTTGAGTTATGATTTTTTCTATTTCAGCAAATAAGTATGGTGGAAGCTTATCTAACCTGTTTGATTTTCTCCAACGCATTTTAACCGTTTTTGCCCTCCTTTAATTTTTAAAGTTTTATTTCCCCTTCAAAAACTTTAATAGCTGGCCCACTTAATAAAACTTCATCGTTAATTTTAATTTTTAATTCTCCACCCCTAAGTTTAACTAAAACATTTTCTCCAGTTTTCTTTAGTAAATTGCTAACTACAGCGCTAGCGCATGCACCTGTTCCGCAAGCTAAAGTTTCTCCACAACCTCTTTCCCAGACTCTAACCTTTAAAGCATCCTTATTTAAAACTTCAACGAATTCAACATTCACTCTATTTGGAAATAA containing:
- a CDS encoding aminotransferase class I/II-fold pyridoxal phosphate-dependent enzyme yields the protein MRWRKSNRLDKLPPYLFAEIEKIITQKRKEGKDLISFGVGDPDVPPPKFILESLAREALNPKNHNYSFSQGEEEFKRAVAEWYKKRFNVDLNPETEVTALIGSKEGLANISRAFLNPGEKVLVPDPAYPVYLNGATLLNDNIPVFMPLLEENNFLPKLNKLNVENVKMMFLNYPNNPTGAVINKEKLEEVVEFAKENNLIICYDNAYSELTFDDYKAPSILQVGDSKEYAIEFHSCSKTFSMTGDRIGFAVGNAELIEGLVKVKSQIDSGPQVYIQKAAVKALESYTSNQPPPYIKERNEIYRKRRDYLVEELNAMGLKCYKPKGTFYIWAKCFGKSIDFVKKLLEVNVVTTPGVGFGKYGESYIRFALTIPLERIKEACERVRKIL